The segment TCTTaagattctttttattaaatatatagttcttaataaaattttataatataaaattcgtAAATAGTTGGAttgcaaatttatattaatataaaatcataaaatattcatcaactCCTAATCGTATACTAATCACGTTctgtcttatattttatttcttacatattttttgtagatacaaTACAACGGTATCTCTCTGTTAAAAAATAGACTGTCTGTTCCCTGGACGTTTTGCAGCTATAACGAATAAGATGATGGAGTTTTCAATTGGAACATGAATATACTTATTCAATCTCGagttcaaagatatttttcgAATCTGCGTCGACGTAGAAGACGCATTAATTCCTCCTTAGATCATCATGTCAGTTAGAAATTGGTTTCTCattctttttctatatattttatatcttcttATTGGAGGATTTAGCTTTCAAGCCCTTGAATCTCCTCATGAATGCTTTCGGAGTATGAACCATCGCTCTTTCTTTGTTGGCTATTTGTCAGAAGGTACATAGAAATGATTGTGTGCCATTGAACTCCTAATTTGATCTTACTGTTTTTACTAGCCAACATATCCAGAGAAGACTCAAATgtgatttataatttctttataaatcgCTCCTCAGTTAAAGGAACAAAGGAGTTGCCTATTGGTAATACAAATCTCACTTCATACATTTccgaacaaagaaaaaattacaatggaGAGAATACTCCTGAAATCGACTTGGACTGTGAGAAATGGGACTTCTATAAttcctttgtttttacttttactgCGTCGACTACCATAGGTACgagttcataatttataatatcatgttattttgttattttgaatttcaaaggCTATGGGCAACTTTCTCCGGTTACAGCGCAAGGTAAATTGCTATGCATATTCTACTCCTTGATTGGTATACCCATTAATGGTATACTCATTGGATCTTTAGGAAGCTATTTTGCTGCTAAggtaattattttctcaaattagGAAATGTGAATCTAACATTATAATTCATGTTTTAGTTGGAAGCCTTTCAAGATAGTGGAGATGACTCCGATAGTgatgatgaattaaaaaagaaaggggaACTCTTCAAATTCTGCTCAATTAtgtttaatatcattatttatctcATACCAGGAGTTGCAGTGTTTGTTCTTATTCCTGCattgatatttcattatattgaaGGGTGGTCATATCTCGATTCTGTATATTACGCTTATATAACTTTAACTACGATCGGGTTCGGAGATTTCGCTGCAGGTACACTTTTACTAAATTCTAACGTCTAGTTGTGTACATTCATCAGTTTTTTCTAGGGAGAAATAACGATATCCTTCGTAGTTTAGATTCTTGGTCTCTAATTtatgaatcatttattttgatctgGATCATGTTTGGACTCGGATACATATTCATGATCATCACTATTATCACTGACGGCATTCGTAAACCAGTTCGAAGAGctgtcaaaaaaattgaaagatcaTTTCTCAAAAGAATAATTGAGGAAGTTGTTAATAAACGGAATAAGGTACTTATCACTATCATCTTATAAATGtaactaaaaaatttttattaaatgttattcTAATGAAGgagtatgaaaaaaatggatctaTGGATGGTCTAACACTTGAAGACCACGATAAGGATTTAGTGATGGAAAATGATTTGTATCTTAGTGTAAATGATATGGAAGATGATGATAAAGCTCATttagaattcaaaaataaattggtagaAGATAAAGAAGAGGATAACGAAGATCCGTTCGAACATAATAGAGATACAATCAAATCACTTcaacacttttttgaaaataacaagaaatttaatatggaTCACCCTtcccctaaattaaggaatacTAGTACTTCATCTCTTAATCTAAGAAAGGAAAGAAGAGCTGTGTCCATGCAGCATCCTCCCGATATGATATCTAATTCTGGTtctaatatttcaattcaaaagaAACGTAGGATTTCATCATATGTCGATGAAAGGTCACGTCCacgaagtaatttatttttcttcttttttaagtacatttatgtagtataaatattaatttgataattaatcaattatttttaattgttttgtagGCACCTATGGTTCAGATTTTAAACCATCTATCACTGACATGAGTTTCTCcgaattcttaaaaaatacgACATTAGAGGAATTCTTTGTGGCTGCGAGTAAGATTTAATATTCATGGACaagttttttgataataaattatgttatatacatattttttgtttcagattCTATTTCAAGTCCTAGAAATAGTGTTCACAACGATCCAAATGTTTCGTCAGCAAATTCTCCACAAAATTCAATTCATACTGGTATGAAAAAACTATCCACCATGGCTTCATCTGGCCTTGAGCCTTTctcaaaattgttttccaaTGGTACAACTCATGGCACTAGCCAACGCAGGGCGTCTTCTTTCAGTACAAGCAATCGTGTTTCTGAACCTCCGACACAGATTATTGTTACTTCGTATTCTTCCGCATCTTCTGAAAGCAAAGATAATGAAATTAGaatttgagttttatttttgatataattaattgattaatttgttttcttcttgGGTTACAAAATCAATAGTTTTGTATTGCAACGATTGGTTTATTTTAACCATAGTGTTTCTTTGATTTACATTCCAATCTAATGTCCTACACTATTAGTTtgatgtagatatatttttttatttttctatttttatatacatattgattgtattaaagttatatatatctAGGTAATTTTATATGGGTTTTTCTTCATCACTCATTTAGTCTTGTGTAACAGGGCTACGATGTTTATGGATATACTTGGGCTCAGATCATTAATATCAAcatctttaatattaatgattgaTTAAAATCATCAATTAGGTTCCATTTGTATCAAGGTGATTGGCACTAGAGAAAAGCGATACTATAGATAATCATTAGCTCACCTATACAAAAGAACATTAGTAATATGTGTAtatcatgttattttaaattcaatttcatatatcctagctgattaattaatatactttcGTATTAGTCTGACGTCAATTAAATCTAATACTTTggatacttaaatatatttgtatacaccACATATTCAATTAAGAGGATAAAAGCacttgtatttatgtatttatagaaaCAATGATGCCACTTCATCTGGTCAGCTTAGCTACAATAGCTACGTAAATGAACAATAAGCAAGTACATCATATAGGAGAGGGAAGCGTTTCGGGATCTAACTCTAAACGGAAGAAATtgattataactaattttaaatcgTTTTGATTAATCCAAGTATGATGCTGTATAATCATAGAATGAAACATAGTTTTGATTGGTAGACTTTATTTATCTcacattttttgacattcttttGAGCCAGTCTATTTTTAGTAGAGAACAACTTGCTGTTTTTCGACACTGCCAAAACGAAAAATTACTGAGCCTAGTAAGAAGTTTTGTTAGTTGAGACATATATTGAAGGATTTATGCGACTCATAAAAATCTCTCAAGATCTTAACTTACTCGAATTATATACATACCTGTTCTAAAATGTATTCATCCTTTAAccgaataatttatttttatacccaGTCTAacggttccggttcttgaaccgctagaaccggAACCGGCAAAGTCAACCCGATACTGCTTATCGGTTTAGGTTCTtgtgcttatatatatatattacaataaattatcaacatCATCAAGAAAAGCGTCAAAaattctcaagaataaaaaaagacaaaaaaaagtgtaagaAAACAAATCTTAGACCCTAATATTCGGATAAAATTAGATACTCAAACAAGTAAAAAATCTAGAAACTCAGCATTGACGAAAAGGATTCTACATtggataaaagtaaaaaaatatatatttttgttatacttTAAATTCTAACttctattaaagaaatatattatgaatgaatattgactatttttaaatCGATGTAAGTATGCAAAGTTTTGAGAAAGAATCCAAAAAGATTGTCCCGTGAagcctttttctaaaaagaacaacttacattataaaaaaggtcaaaaatggaccatgaatcaaaattttatggtaACAGCGATAATAATCCGAGAATTAGCATACTTTTTCAACTATTTGTGTAACTACAGGTTAACAGAAGGGAAAGACGATCCTCCAACGGGATACGTCCGTCACAGCGATTGAATACCatgacattaataaattatatgaattattcTCTCCACATAAGCTCACAGAGTTGAGACGAAATGCAATAAGAGTCTCAGTTGCTCCTTTT is part of the Lepeophtheirus salmonis chromosome 14, UVic_Lsal_1.4, whole genome shotgun sequence genome and harbors:
- the LOC121129761 gene encoding uncharacterized protein isoform X1, which codes for MSVRNWFLILFLYILYLLIGGFSFQALESPHECFRSMNHRSFFVGYLSEANISREDSNVIYNFFINRSSVKGTKELPIGNTNLTSYISEQRKNYNGENTPEIDLDCEKWDFYNSFVFTFTASTTIGYGQLSPVTAQGKLLCIFYSLIGIPINGILIGSLGSYFAAKLEAFQDSGDDSDSDDELKKKGELFKFCSIMFNIIIYLIPGVAVFVLIPALIFHYIEGWSYLDSVYYAYITLTTIGFGDFAAGRNNDILRSLDSWSLIYESFILIWIMFGLGYIFMIITIITDGIRKPVRRAVKKIERSFLKRIIEEVVNKRNKEYEKNGSMDGLTLEDHDKDLVMENDLYLSVNDMEDDDKAHLEFKNKLVEDKEEDNEDPFEHNRDTIKSLQHFFENNKKFNMDHPSPKLRNTSTSSLNLRKERRAVSMQHPPDMISNSGSNISIQKKRRISSYVDERSRPRSTYGSDFKPSITDMSFSEFLKNTTLEEFFVAANSISSPRNSVHNDPNVSSANSPQNSIHTGMKKLSTMASSGLEPFSKLFSNGTTHGTSQRRASSFSTSNRVSEPPTQIIVTSYSSASSESKDNEIRI
- the LOC121129761 gene encoding uncharacterized protein isoform X2, with protein sequence MNHRSFFVGYLSEANISREDSNVIYNFFINRSSVKGTKELPIGNTNLTSYISEQRKNYNGENTPEIDLDCEKWDFYNSFVFTFTASTTIGYGQLSPVTAQGKLLCIFYSLIGIPINGILIGSLGSYFAAKLEAFQDSGDDSDSDDELKKKGELFKFCSIMFNIIIYLIPGVAVFVLIPALIFHYIEGWSYLDSVYYAYITLTTIGFGDFAAGRNNDILRSLDSWSLIYESFILIWIMFGLGYIFMIITIITDGIRKPVRRAVKKIERSFLKRIIEEVVNKRNKEYEKNGSMDGLTLEDHDKDLVMENDLYLSVNDMEDDDKAHLEFKNKLVEDKEEDNEDPFEHNRDTIKSLQHFFENNKKFNMDHPSPKLRNTSTSSLNLRKERRAVSMQHPPDMISNSGSNISIQKKRRISSYVDERSRPRSTYGSDFKPSITDMSFSEFLKNTTLEEFFVAANSISSPRNSVHNDPNVSSANSPQNSIHTGMKKLSTMASSGLEPFSKLFSNGTTHGTSQRRASSFSTSNRVSEPPTQIIVTSYSSASSESKDNEIRI